A genomic segment from Lignipirellula cremea encodes:
- a CDS encoding prepilin-type N-terminal cleavage/methylation domain-containing protein, with protein MLRRAFTLLEILLALAIMVVLAGAATIALEGTLHSQRLSQSADLLRGDWAKARSKAMKTGAIQVFRYELGGSSYRVIPWMEEGAELEASAAASPTRGDNMDPDAVDRGPRLLDGVTFEDAQTAATVRDQRLADDLQSSDGMAAKPLLFYPDGSTSDARLMLANERRQYVVLTLRGLTGVSHSSGVQSVDEVAP; from the coding sequence ATGCTGCGTCGTGCTTTTACTCTGCTGGAGATTCTGCTGGCTCTCGCCATTATGGTGGTGCTGGCGGGGGCGGCGACCATTGCGCTGGAAGGAACTTTGCATAGCCAGCGTCTTTCGCAGTCGGCCGACCTGCTCCGCGGCGACTGGGCTAAAGCCCGCTCCAAGGCGATGAAGACGGGAGCGATCCAGGTTTTCCGTTACGAGCTCGGCGGCAGCAGCTATCGCGTGATCCCCTGGATGGAGGAAGGGGCCGAGCTGGAAGCCAGCGCCGCCGCCAGCCCGACCCGCGGCGACAACATGGATCCTGACGCGGTCGATCGCGGGCCCCGGTTGCTCGACGGCGTGACGTTCGAAGACGCCCAGACAGCGGCCACGGTGCGTGACCAGCGACTGGCCGACGACCTGCAGTCCAGCGACGGCATGGCGGCCAAACCGCTGCTGTTTTATCCCGACGGATCGACGTCCGACGCCCGACTGATGCTGGCGAACGAACGCCGGCAGTATGTGGTGCTGACTTTGCGCGGTCTGACGGGCGTCTCGCATAGCAGCGGCGTGCAGTCCGTCGACGAGGTGGCGCCGTGA
- a CDS encoding SDR family NAD(P)-dependent oxidoreductase produces MNLELAGSTAVVVGGASGIGLAIAQAFAAEGANTALLDPAPHTAEAAAGIGVKAPQQATGLQVDATDYEAVVAAFGQVHAAWGRIDHVVVAAGAGSGKYGYPFWNLEPGDWRRPLEVNLLGTVHAAHACVPYFTQAKAGTLLFLSSVAAQIGSQTDPPYSAAKAAVINFAQCAAKDFAPLGVRVNTICPGMVKTAVNRSVWQAWANQQPEAERLSYEAWADDKVSRIAPLKRWQEPEDIGAMAVFLASPQAKNITGQTLNVDGGQVMHS; encoded by the coding sequence ATGAACCTGGAACTGGCGGGGTCGACCGCGGTGGTCGTAGGCGGAGCAAGCGGAATTGGACTGGCGATCGCCCAGGCGTTTGCCGCCGAGGGAGCGAACACGGCGCTACTGGATCCGGCGCCGCATACCGCCGAAGCGGCGGCCGGGATTGGCGTCAAAGCGCCGCAGCAGGCGACCGGCCTGCAGGTCGATGCGACCGACTACGAAGCGGTCGTGGCGGCCTTTGGCCAGGTGCATGCGGCCTGGGGGCGGATTGATCATGTGGTGGTCGCCGCCGGGGCCGGGTCGGGCAAGTATGGCTATCCGTTCTGGAATCTGGAGCCAGGCGACTGGCGTCGTCCGCTGGAGGTGAACCTGCTGGGCACGGTCCACGCGGCCCATGCGTGCGTGCCGTACTTCACCCAGGCGAAAGCGGGGACGCTCCTGTTTCTGTCGTCGGTCGCCGCCCAGATCGGCTCGCAAACCGATCCGCCTTATAGCGCCGCCAAGGCGGCGGTGATTAACTTCGCCCAGTGCGCGGCGAAGGACTTTGCTCCGCTGGGAGTGCGCGTGAATACGATCTGTCCCGGCATGGTCAAAACGGCCGTGAACCGTTCGGTCTGGCAGGCCTGGGCGAACCAGCAGCCGGAAGCAGAGCGGCTTTCTTACGAAGCCTGGGCCGACGACAAAGTCAGTCGCATCGCCCCGCTGAAACGCTGGCAAGAGCCGGAAGACATCGGCGCCATGGCCGTCTTCCTGGCGTCGCCGCAAGCCAAGAACATCACCGGCCAGACCCTCAACGTCGACGGCGGCCAGGTGATGCACTCCTGA
- a CDS encoding prepilin-type N-terminal cleavage/methylation domain-containing protein — MIAVLRQSFGPPSSRGRHRRRGMSLLEVILALAIFGLSMGAIGQLIRLGLKSAGFARDLTTAQLLCESRLNELTAGVTPIETVQDAPLELDPSWLHAVSLRQIQTQGLVEIRVVVYREPQAGARPLEFALVRWIPDPGITIDEGDGTQQEMQDFTQPPTPSAPSGNTGGNTGGGTGNTGGTPGGFGP; from the coding sequence GTGATCGCTGTCCTCCGCCAATCTTTCGGACCTCCTTCTTCCCGCGGTCGGCATCGTCGTCGGGGCATGTCGCTGCTGGAAGTGATCCTGGCCCTGGCGATCTTTGGCCTGTCGATGGGCGCCATCGGCCAGCTCATTCGGCTGGGACTGAAGAGCGCCGGGTTCGCCCGCGACCTGACGACGGCCCAGCTGCTGTGTGAAAGCCGGCTGAACGAGCTGACGGCCGGCGTGACTCCGATAGAAACCGTGCAGGACGCACCGCTGGAACTGGATCCCAGCTGGCTGCATGCGGTCTCCCTGCGGCAGATTCAAACCCAGGGGCTGGTCGAGATTCGCGTCGTCGTTTACCGCGAGCCGCAGGCCGGCGCCCGGCCGCTGGAGTTCGCCCTGGTCCGCTGGATCCCCGACCCGGGCATCACCATCGACGAAGGCGACGGAACGCAGCAGGAGATGCAGGACTTCACCCAGCCGCCGACCCCCTCCGCCCCCAGTGGAAACACGGGCGGCAACACGGGCGGAGGCACGGGTAACACAGGCGGAACGCCGGGAGGGTTTGGTCCATGA
- a CDS encoding helix-turn-helix transcriptional regulator, producing the protein MARNEQLIRQHKILQILERSRFGRTLEEIRDDLVEELGLTSLHVRSVRRDLEALQAAGIDVDSDSVQRGKVWKLGPLAKGAHKITVSATELIALSLGRDLLHPLAGTPFWQGIESFWIKIQEELPGGVWSHYEKYRQVLKVLGAPAKSYAEHHGMVKTLNRSMLEHRVVEIDYQSIGKPPTTRKIEPYAMVFYQSSLYIVAAAHEMPVGAPERMRHWKLDRFSKATALDEWFKPDETFDLETYVGSSLGIFSGTHDQDFVIRISAHGARWVLEDPWRPDQQVAQQPDGGILLTVKAAHELEIIPRVLALGSEAEVISPASCRQTIAQMIAQMASRYAADPAPLE; encoded by the coding sequence ATGGCGCGAAATGAACAGTTAATCCGCCAGCATAAAATTCTGCAGATCCTGGAACGCTCCCGTTTTGGACGTACGCTCGAAGAAATCCGCGACGACCTGGTCGAAGAACTGGGGCTAACCTCGCTGCATGTGCGCAGCGTCCGCCGGGATCTGGAAGCCCTGCAGGCCGCCGGCATCGATGTCGACAGCGACAGCGTGCAGCGCGGCAAAGTCTGGAAACTGGGGCCGCTGGCCAAAGGCGCCCATAAAATCACGGTATCGGCGACGGAACTGATCGCCCTGTCGCTGGGCCGCGACCTGCTGCATCCGCTGGCGGGCACGCCGTTCTGGCAAGGGATTGAATCGTTCTGGATCAAAATCCAGGAAGAGCTGCCCGGCGGCGTCTGGTCGCATTACGAGAAGTACCGCCAGGTGCTCAAAGTGCTGGGCGCCCCGGCCAAAAGCTACGCCGAGCATCACGGCATGGTGAAAACGCTCAACCGATCGATGCTGGAACATCGCGTGGTGGAGATCGACTACCAGTCGATCGGCAAGCCGCCGACCACCCGCAAGATTGAGCCGTACGCCATGGTGTTCTACCAGTCGAGCCTTTATATCGTCGCGGCGGCGCATGAAATGCCGGTCGGCGCGCCGGAACGGATGCGGCACTGGAAGCTCGACCGGTTCAGCAAGGCGACCGCTCTCGACGAGTGGTTCAAACCGGACGAAACGTTCGACCTGGAAACGTACGTCGGCTCCAGCCTGGGCATTTTCAGCGGAACGCACGACCAGGACTTCGTCATTCGCATCAGCGCCCACGGCGCTCGCTGGGTGCTGGAAGATCCCTGGCGCCCCGACCAGCAGGTGGCCCAACAACCCGACGGCGGCATTTTGCTCACCGTGAAAGCGGCGCACGAACTGGAGATCATCCCGCGGGTCTTGGCGCTGGGCAGCGAAGCCGAAGTCATCTCGCCGGCCTCCTGTCGCCAGACGATCGCCCAGATGATCGCCCAGATGGCCAGCCGTTACGCAGCCGATCCGGCCCCCCTTGAATAG
- a CDS encoding energy transducer TonB, producing MNYPFKLALALATSSALHATFIAGAVLWRMGQIEGLRSPGEGVPALAVFYANQQPAEVSVLPPPIQILAGSGAGIAGTGPLVSRDISLDNAALEWSQASASAAPPPQRPSIATAARNPRNLLPQIVQRDALGRREAAPTDWSAAPPADLLPRSVLQVRLVSNQQITALPAIRLAIPHRPRTQSPSQNVALLHIDRQTAPLPADLAALSPGANIPELEAAPQRAVSVQVAQGPQAVELREAGSMPLPPTPRNTPTGGESGRTVRQGLLPIELSVDPVRIWRSRPRPVAIEKTPEPEIEPQEENLHMFLNGRRERRVLLSPETLDAMPQPHPANPLPAFPPPELHQGRSGVCWVEVRLSNQGAVEGARVGLSSGNEAFDRAAVAAVSHWRYRPAIVSRNPVACVFYERIWFDVR from the coding sequence ATGAATTACCCGTTCAAACTCGCTCTGGCCCTGGCCACCAGCTCCGCCCTGCATGCAACGTTCATCGCCGGCGCGGTCCTCTGGCGCATGGGACAGATCGAGGGCTTGCGGTCCCCCGGCGAAGGCGTCCCGGCGCTGGCCGTTTTCTACGCGAACCAGCAGCCAGCGGAGGTGTCGGTGCTGCCTCCCCCGATCCAGATCCTGGCCGGATCCGGCGCTGGCATTGCGGGAACCGGTCCACTGGTGTCGCGCGATATCTCCCTGGACAACGCCGCCCTGGAATGGTCGCAGGCCAGCGCCTCCGCCGCACCACCGCCGCAGCGTCCCTCGATTGCAACGGCCGCCCGGAATCCCCGGAACCTGCTCCCCCAGATCGTCCAGCGGGATGCACTGGGACGACGGGAAGCGGCCCCGACGGACTGGTCTGCCGCTCCGCCTGCCGACCTCCTGCCGCGAAGCGTGCTCCAGGTTCGCCTGGTGTCGAACCAGCAGATCACGGCGCTCCCGGCGATCCGTCTGGCAATCCCGCACCGGCCGCGAACGCAATCGCCGTCGCAAAATGTTGCTCTGCTGCATATCGACCGACAAACGGCCCCGCTTCCAGCCGATCTGGCCGCCCTGTCGCCCGGGGCGAATATCCCCGAGCTGGAAGCGGCGCCGCAACGCGCCGTTTCCGTGCAAGTCGCCCAGGGACCCCAGGCCGTCGAATTGCGCGAGGCCGGATCGATGCCCCTTCCGCCGACGCCCAGAAACACTCCGACCGGCGGAGAGTCTGGCCGCACCGTGCGGCAAGGCCTGTTGCCGATCGAATTGAGCGTCGATCCCGTGCGCATCTGGCGCAGCCGGCCGCGCCCCGTGGCGATCGAAAAAACCCCCGAACCCGAGATCGAACCGCAGGAAGAAAATCTCCACATGTTCCTGAACGGGCGACGCGAACGGCGCGTGCTGCTGTCCCCGGAAACTCTCGACGCAATGCCCCAGCCGCATCCCGCCAACCCGCTGCCCGCGTTTCCCCCTCCCGAACTGCACCAGGGCCGCAGCGGCGTCTGCTGGGTGGAAGTCCGCCTCAGCAACCAGGGCGCCGTCGAGGGCGCCCGGGTGGGACTGTCCAGCGGCAACGAAGCATTTGACCGCGCGGCCGTCGCCGCCGTTTCCCACTGGCGATACCGGCCGGCCATCGTCTCCCGCAATCCGGTCGCTTGCGTGTTCTATGAACGCATCTGGTTCGACGTCCGGTAA
- a CDS encoding type IV pilus biogenesis protein PilM codes for MNRLLGIEWDSREARILLARKSGAGIEAQAALVIDLGDDAESRDAASIGARIAAALAEQNIPPGEAMVVVGRTSIELRELAVPPAPDDELPELVRFQAPQQFSALGDDWPLDFTPLAGVPGEHRVLAAAVSPALVKRIESVCAAAGLEPQRMVLRPFAAASLLCRTFADDACRMMVDLLGEEVDLTVIASGQVVLTRTIRLPDAANEVKRLVGEVRRTMAAAQNQLGGRPVEEVVLCGDHVDHAPFCRQIEEQLSLPIRRFNPFSQIEAAATVRSKPPVHAGRFAPLAGMLLDEALGARHAIDFLHPRRRPEPRSQKLLYSLVGGGVALILLGALFIYWSERSALDQRIVELEALKKQLTETRVLADENVSAASLLAEWETGDIDWLTELGYLSEKFPPPEDAIVTQFTSAVTSQNVARMWLEGSVGGSESIAHIGQSLADERHRVESAGGRPDDTLPDYSVQFKETIEVDRAPPPEPRASETVPAEANTPDAQPTSATEETTDSPATSTTAAAKAEREDAE; via the coding sequence ATGAACCGATTACTTGGAATTGAATGGGATAGCCGCGAGGCCCGTATTCTGCTGGCGCGGAAAAGCGGGGCCGGGATTGAAGCCCAGGCCGCGCTGGTGATCGACCTGGGCGACGACGCCGAATCGCGCGACGCCGCGTCGATTGGCGCCCGGATCGCGGCGGCGCTGGCCGAGCAGAACATTCCGCCCGGCGAAGCGATGGTAGTCGTCGGACGCACCAGCATCGAGCTGCGCGAACTGGCCGTCCCGCCCGCCCCCGACGACGAACTGCCAGAGCTGGTCCGTTTTCAGGCGCCGCAGCAGTTCTCCGCCCTGGGGGACGACTGGCCATTGGACTTCACGCCGCTTGCCGGCGTGCCGGGTGAGCACCGGGTGCTGGCGGCCGCCGTATCGCCGGCGCTGGTCAAGCGGATCGAAAGCGTTTGTGCGGCGGCAGGGCTGGAGCCGCAGCGGATGGTGCTGCGTCCGTTTGCCGCTGCGTCGTTGCTCTGCCGGACCTTTGCGGACGACGCCTGCCGCATGATGGTCGATCTGCTGGGCGAAGAAGTCGACCTGACGGTGATCGCCAGCGGGCAGGTCGTGTTGACCCGCACCATCCGTTTGCCCGATGCAGCGAACGAAGTGAAGCGACTGGTCGGCGAGGTGCGCCGCACCATGGCGGCCGCGCAGAACCAGCTGGGCGGTCGTCCGGTCGAAGAGGTCGTCCTGTGCGGCGACCATGTCGATCACGCCCCCTTTTGTCGCCAGATTGAAGAACAGCTCTCCCTGCCGATCCGGCGGTTCAACCCGTTCTCGCAGATCGAAGCTGCCGCCACCGTGCGGAGCAAGCCGCCCGTGCATGCAGGACGCTTCGCCCCGCTGGCGGGCATGCTGCTGGATGAAGCGCTGGGCGCCCGGCATGCGATTGATTTTCTGCATCCCCGGCGTCGCCCGGAACCGCGCAGCCAGAAGTTGCTGTATAGCCTGGTGGGCGGAGGCGTGGCGCTGATTTTGCTGGGCGCGTTGTTTATTTACTGGTCGGAGCGATCGGCCCTGGATCAGCGCATCGTCGAGCTGGAAGCGCTGAAAAAGCAGCTGACCGAAACGCGGGTGCTGGCCGATGAGAACGTCTCCGCCGCCTCGCTGCTGGCCGAATGGGAGACCGGCGACATCGACTGGCTGACCGAGCTGGGATACCTGTCAGAGAAGTTTCCGCCGCCGGAGGACGCCATCGTCACGCAGTTCACCTCGGCCGTCACCAGCCAGAACGTGGCCCGGATGTGGCTGGAAGGTTCCGTCGGCGGTTCGGAATCGATTGCCCATATCGGCCAGTCGCTGGCCGACGAGCGGCATCGGGTCGAAAGCGCCGGCGGCCGGCCCGACGACACGCTTCCCGATTACAGCGTGCAGTTCAAAGAGACGATCGAAGTCGACAGGGCCCCGCCCCCCGAACCCCGCGCCAGCGAAACGGTCCCGGCGGAAGCGAACACCCCCGACGCGCAGCCAACCAGCGCGACCGAAGAAACGACGGACTCGCCGGCAACCAGCACCACGGCGGCAGCCAAAGCCGAGCGGGAGGACGCCGAATGA
- a CDS encoding alkaline phosphatase family protein — MTKWIFRAVLLAAVALIGLGLFRNAWLLEGKQTIAQAAGIDAAPERPLERSPGLPSEADPADLTGEHSILEGNGLPEMGDMAVPHGVQPDDASDTGLKHSLTRSISQLIDTQQQLLPEGAGDDLRDSLTQADDLLWEAKQNNRRAIRNANRQVRVPGRSPNVLLITVGGLQTSDLAWFGGEAGRAPTLDLLAARSVRQTLTPLAPAAAQRALLTGGDTPALEADTVTLTNMLWASGYETGVVGDCSWWPLSHDVEEWLGARSAAETDPYPESIWSNGRQVKVVGNAGGKQDVSREQLYLAQADSYFSRHRGRRPFFLALSLQLDESRSNLTACDRLIGDVIDSLEKYKMGPRTLVLIVGMPDAGTADPAPLVAGYGAQLPSNATAPTSASYADLAPTLAAFIGSTRQPPMAGTSLYPLWRIAAPQAQE, encoded by the coding sequence ATGACGAAGTGGATTTTCCGTGCCGTACTGCTGGCTGCTGTCGCCCTGATTGGACTGGGCCTGTTCCGCAATGCGTGGCTGCTGGAAGGTAAACAGACCATCGCCCAGGCCGCCGGCATTGACGCTGCGCCTGAACGTCCCTTGGAGCGCTCCCCAGGGCTGCCCTCCGAAGCAGACCCGGCCGACCTGACCGGCGAACACAGTATCCTCGAAGGCAACGGCCTGCCGGAAATGGGCGACATGGCCGTTCCCCACGGCGTCCAGCCCGACGATGCTTCCGACACCGGCCTGAAACATTCGCTCACCCGCAGTATTAGCCAGCTGATCGATACCCAGCAGCAACTGCTGCCCGAAGGCGCCGGCGACGACCTGCGCGACAGCCTCACCCAGGCCGATGACCTGCTGTGGGAAGCGAAGCAGAACAATCGCCGGGCCATTCGCAACGCGAATCGCCAGGTGCGTGTTCCGGGTCGCTCGCCGAATGTGCTGCTGATCACCGTTGGCGGCCTGCAGACCTCCGACCTGGCCTGGTTCGGCGGCGAAGCCGGCCGGGCGCCGACGCTTGATCTGCTGGCGGCCCGATCCGTGCGGCAAACCTTGACTCCCCTTGCTCCCGCAGCGGCCCAGCGGGCGCTGCTGACCGGCGGCGATACACCCGCCCTGGAGGCGGATACGGTCACGCTGACCAACATGCTCTGGGCGTCCGGTTATGAAACGGGCGTCGTGGGCGATTGTTCCTGGTGGCCCCTTTCGCACGATGTCGAAGAATGGCTGGGCGCCCGCTCGGCCGCGGAAACCGACCCGTATCCCGAGTCGATCTGGAGCAATGGCCGGCAGGTCAAAGTCGTCGGCAACGCCGGCGGCAAGCAGGACGTCTCCCGTGAGCAGCTGTACCTGGCCCAGGCCGATTCGTACTTCAGCCGGCATCGTGGAAGGCGGCCGTTCTTCCTGGCCCTGTCGCTGCAGCTGGACGAATCCCGCTCCAACCTGACCGCTTGCGATCGCCTGATCGGCGACGTGATCGATTCGCTGGAGAAGTACAAGATGGGTCCGCGCACGCTGGTGCTGATCGTTGGCATGCCCGACGCCGGGACAGCAGACCCCGCTCCGCTGGTTGCAGGTTACGGCGCGCAGTTGCCTTCGAATGCCACGGCCCCCACCTCAGCAAGCTACGCCGATCTGGCCCCTACCCTGGCCGCGTTTATTGGCTCCACGCGACAACCGCCGATGGCGGGAACTTCGCTTTACCCGCTCTGGCGAATCGCCGCGCCGCAGGCGCAGGAATAA
- a CDS encoding M28 family peptidase produces the protein MRPVLHPLLRHLGSFSGILLAAVFCQADDLVTPDAIELRLKQDASYLADDKLEGRGPRTRGLELAADHIAAEFERIGLDVRSYGRSPFHEFLSYSTPVLAHRKAAIAFADGELAALEPGANFQPLALGGSGEVDAPLVFAGYGITAPDLDYDDYADLEVKDKVVVIMRHEPRQKDPASPFNGIGNSPHAYLDRKVENAVDHGAAAVLLVTDALTTDKTITDPLLPFNTKGKPEKKIVTLHVTRETIDKLLQQAKRPTLAELETAIDENLQPQSFLLGSRFQASVKVEVKKDALKNVVGVLPGAGDLAEQTLILGAHYDHLGRGGFGSLAPWTQSIHNGADDNASGTSLLLEAARQLAAPPLAANRRRIVFIAFSAEEMGLIGSERYARTPLHPLDQTIAMLNFDMVGRLTSNRLQLHGVGTAAEFDALATAAAKKQELLLAKTRSGYGPSDHASFHERGVPVLHFFTGLHRDYHRPSDDADKLNLEGMRRIMLMAVEVARDLATRPERLQAPKKDPDGLSGLGGLFNEAEEALPRGVWLGVRVAPTNEPDGLTITQVFSRSPAETAQLRQGDILLSADGDAVTTLTELQTKVKAHKAGEPLTLRMLRKGIELETEVKLQSR, from the coding sequence ATGCGACCCGTTCTGCATCCGCTTCTTCGACACCTTGGCAGTTTCAGCGGGATCCTGCTGGCCGCCGTTTTTTGCCAGGCCGATGATCTGGTAACGCCGGATGCGATCGAGTTGCGACTGAAGCAGGACGCTTCCTACCTGGCCGACGACAAGCTGGAGGGGCGCGGCCCCCGGACGCGCGGCCTGGAACTGGCGGCCGACCATATCGCCGCCGAATTTGAGCGGATCGGTCTCGATGTCCGCTCTTACGGCCGCAGTCCCTTTCATGAGTTTCTCAGCTACTCGACCCCCGTGCTGGCGCACCGCAAGGCGGCGATCGCCTTTGCCGACGGCGAGCTGGCCGCCCTGGAGCCGGGCGCCAATTTCCAACCGCTGGCGCTGGGCGGCTCCGGCGAGGTCGACGCGCCCCTGGTCTTTGCGGGCTACGGCATTACGGCCCCTGACCTGGACTACGACGATTACGCCGACCTCGAGGTGAAGGACAAAGTCGTCGTCATCATGCGGCATGAACCCCGCCAGAAAGACCCCGCAAGCCCCTTCAACGGCATCGGTAATTCGCCGCACGCTTATCTGGATCGGAAGGTGGAAAACGCCGTCGACCATGGCGCCGCCGCCGTATTGCTGGTGACCGACGCCCTGACCACGGACAAAACCATCACCGACCCGTTGCTCCCGTTTAACACCAAAGGGAAGCCGGAGAAAAAGATCGTCACCCTGCATGTCACGCGGGAAACGATTGACAAACTCCTCCAGCAGGCAAAGCGGCCCACCCTGGCGGAGCTGGAAACGGCGATCGATGAAAACCTGCAGCCCCAGTCGTTTCTGCTGGGCAGCCGGTTCCAGGCCAGCGTGAAAGTCGAAGTAAAGAAAGACGCCCTGAAAAACGTAGTCGGCGTGCTGCCGGGGGCCGGCGACCTGGCCGAGCAGACGCTGATCCTGGGCGCCCATTACGACCATCTGGGCCGGGGCGGCTTTGGCTCGCTGGCTCCCTGGACCCAGTCGATCCATAACGGGGCCGACGACAACGCCTCCGGGACTTCGCTCCTGCTGGAAGCAGCGCGGCAACTGGCGGCGCCGCCATTGGCGGCCAATCGTCGCCGGATCGTGTTCATCGCTTTCTCCGCTGAAGAGATGGGTCTGATCGGCAGCGAACGTTACGCCCGCACGCCGTTGCATCCGCTGGATCAGACGATCGCCATGCTCAATTTTGACATGGTGGGCCGTCTGACGAGCAACCGGCTGCAGTTGCATGGGGTGGGCACGGCGGCCGAGTTCGACGCGCTGGCGACCGCCGCCGCCAAAAAGCAGGAACTGCTGCTGGCCAAAACCCGCTCCGGCTATGGACCGAGCGATCATGCCTCTTTCCACGAACGGGGCGTGCCCGTGCTGCATTTCTTTACCGGTTTGCATCGGGACTACCATCGACCCAGCGATGACGCCGACAAATTGAACCTGGAAGGAATGCGACGTATCATGTTGATGGCGGTCGAAGTTGCCCGCGACCTCGCCACCCGTCCTGAACGTCTGCAGGCCCCGAAAAAAGACCCCGATGGCCTGAGCGGACTGGGCGGACTGTTCAACGAAGCCGAAGAAGCGCTCCCCCGCGGCGTCTGGCTGGGCGTACGCGTCGCCCCCACAAACGAACCCGACGGCCTGACCATTACCCAAGTTTTCTCCCGCAGTCCCGCAGAAACAGCCCAGTTACGCCAGGGAGACATCCTCCTGTCGGCCGACGGTGACGCCGTGACCACGCTGACAGAACTTCAGACCAAGGTCAAAGCCCACAAAGCGGGCGAACCGCTGACCCTCCGCATGCTCCGTAAAGGGATCGAGCTGGAAACCGAAGTCAAACTGCAGTCCCGCTAA
- a CDS encoding type II secretion system protein GspK, producing the protein MTRLVLASAAFRQANRSRRGMVLVIVLVTVMFLSLAAYSFAQFMLAQYEAADLTGRQIQARQLVDSGVEAIRLFLVQDETGQRDAGGVYDNPESFRGVLVLDSPDPAARGNFTVLAPTVNDLGQFDGLRFGLEDESARLNLNALLLADEQQENGGRDLLMGLPAMTQDTADAIMDWLDDDDEVREFGAELDHYSSLDPPYQPKNGPLATVEELLLVRGVTPQLLFGADVNRNGLVDPQEQGLAIPGDPGDGSLARGWSAYLTLYSLEKNQNEAGQPRIFVNGTDMAALFAELEQAFDVNTATFIVAFRQNGSYSGSQPASGQAAGTLDLTKEGKYPITQLLDLVGKRVRVKFDGDEDSSVLESPFAPGLAMTAWLPTLMDNATVNPEPTIPGRVNINQAPRAVLLGIPGMPDDLVDKIVSARAQFDPLDDSPNHRHETWLLTDGLLVNEVGEPDLATMKTLQPFLCAGGDVRRAQVIGYFQDGTASARVEVVLDGSGGIPRVLLWRDLTRLGRGHALETLGVEVDD; encoded by the coding sequence GTGACACGTCTTGTCCTCGCGTCAGCCGCCTTCCGCCAGGCGAATCGTTCGCGGCGGGGGATGGTGCTGGTGATTGTGCTGGTCACCGTGATGTTTCTGTCGCTGGCGGCCTATAGCTTTGCCCAGTTCATGCTGGCCCAGTACGAGGCGGCCGACCTGACCGGCCGGCAGATCCAGGCCCGGCAACTGGTCGACTCGGGCGTGGAGGCGATCCGCCTGTTCCTGGTGCAGGATGAAACGGGCCAGCGCGATGCAGGCGGCGTGTACGATAACCCGGAGAGCTTCCGCGGCGTGCTGGTGCTAGATAGCCCTGATCCGGCGGCCCGCGGGAACTTTACCGTGCTGGCGCCGACGGTGAACGACCTGGGCCAGTTCGACGGCTTGCGGTTTGGTCTGGAAGATGAATCGGCCCGGCTGAACTTGAACGCCCTGTTGCTGGCAGACGAGCAGCAGGAGAACGGCGGCCGCGACCTGCTGATGGGGCTGCCCGCCATGACGCAGGACACGGCCGACGCGATCATGGACTGGCTCGACGACGACGACGAGGTCCGCGAGTTCGGCGCCGAGCTGGATCATTATTCGTCGCTCGATCCGCCGTACCAGCCCAAGAACGGCCCCCTGGCGACGGTCGAAGAACTGCTCCTGGTGCGGGGCGTTACCCCGCAACTGTTGTTCGGCGCCGACGTCAACCGGAACGGGCTGGTCGATCCGCAGGAACAAGGGCTGGCGATTCCGGGCGACCCGGGCGACGGTTCGCTCGCCCGCGGCTGGTCGGCGTACCTCACGCTCTACAGCCTGGAGAAGAACCAGAACGAGGCGGGCCAGCCCCGGATCTTCGTCAATGGAACCGACATGGCGGCCCTGTTTGCGGAGCTGGAGCAGGCGTTCGATGTCAACACGGCGACCTTTATCGTCGCCTTCCGGCAGAACGGCAGCTATTCCGGTTCGCAGCCGGCCAGCGGCCAGGCGGCCGGTACGCTCGACCTGACCAAAGAGGGAAAATATCCAATCACGCAGCTGCTGGATCTGGTCGGCAAACGGGTGCGGGTGAAGTTCGACGGCGACGAAGACAGCAGCGTGCTGGAATCCCCCTTCGCCCCCGGCCTGGCGATGACGGCCTGGCTGCCGACGCTGATGGATAACGCGACCGTCAATCCAGAACCGACCATTCCGGGCCGGGTCAACATCAACCAGGCGCCGCGGGCCGTGCTGCTGGGAATCCCCGGCATGCCCGACGATCTGGTCGACAAGATTGTCTCGGCCCGGGCGCAGTTCGACCCGCTCGACGACAGCCCGAACCATCGCCACGAAACCTGGCTGCTGACCGACGGCCTGCTGGTGAACGAGGTAGGCGAGCCCGATCTGGCCACTATGAAAACGCTGCAGCCTTTCCTTTGCGCAGGCGGCGATGTCCGTCGGGCGCAGGTGATCGGTTACTTCCAGGACGGCACCGCTTCGGCCCGGGTGGAAGTGGTGCTCGACGGTTCGGGCGGCATCCCGCGGGTGCTGTTGTGGCGGGACCTGACCCGGCTGGGTCGGGGCCACGCCCTGGAAACGCTGGGCGTCGAAGTTGACGATTAG